The following proteins are encoded in a genomic region of Corallococcus silvisoli:
- a CDS encoding DUF808 domain-containing protein, giving the protein MAGSSLIALIDDIATLLDDVAVLTKVAAKKTAGVLGDDLALNAQQVTGVNADRELPVVWAVAKGSLVNKAILVPAALAISALAPWLVTPLLMVGGAFLCFEGFEKLAHSFLHGKEKSGEQRAELREARVDPNVDLVALEKEKIQGAVRTDFILSAEIIAISLGTVATAAFATRVSVLVGVAIIMTLGVYGLVAGIVKLDDAGLYLTRQPGGLQRSLGAGILRAAPWLMKFLSVAGTAAMFLVGGGILVHGVSGLHHAETSLTAWAAAVPGVGSILGGLAPMLLNASVGLGAGAVLVLLLTLGKKVVKGRGAKAHE; this is encoded by the coding sequence ATGGCAGGCAGTAGCCTGATTGCGCTCATCGATGACATCGCGACCCTCCTGGATGACGTCGCTGTCCTGACGAAGGTGGCGGCGAAGAAGACGGCGGGCGTGCTCGGAGACGACCTGGCGCTCAACGCGCAGCAGGTGACGGGCGTGAACGCGGACCGCGAGCTGCCGGTGGTGTGGGCCGTGGCGAAGGGCTCGCTGGTCAACAAGGCCATCCTGGTGCCGGCGGCGCTGGCCATCAGCGCGCTGGCGCCCTGGCTGGTGACGCCGCTGCTGATGGTGGGCGGCGCCTTCCTCTGCTTCGAGGGCTTCGAGAAGCTCGCGCACTCGTTCCTGCACGGCAAGGAGAAGAGCGGCGAGCAGCGCGCCGAGTTGCGCGAGGCGAGGGTGGATCCGAACGTGGACCTGGTGGCCCTGGAGAAGGAGAAGATCCAGGGGGCGGTGCGCACCGACTTCATCCTCTCCGCGGAGATCATCGCCATCTCGCTGGGCACCGTGGCGACCGCGGCCTTCGCCACCCGCGTCTCGGTCCTGGTGGGGGTCGCCATCATCATGACCCTGGGCGTGTATGGGCTGGTGGCGGGCATCGTGAAGCTGGATGACGCGGGGCTGTATCTCACCCGCCAGCCTGGGGGCCTCCAGCGCAGCCTGGGCGCGGGCATCCTCCGCGCGGCGCCGTGGCTGATGAAGTTCCTCTCCGTGGCGGGTACGGCCGCCATGTTCCTGGTGGGCGGCGGCATCCTCGTGCACGGCGTCTCCGGCCTGCACCACGCGGAGACGTCCTTGACCGCGTGGGCTGCGGCCGTGCCGGGGGTGGGCAGCATCCTGGGCGGGCTCGCTCCCATGCTGCTCAATGCCTCGGTGGGACTGGGAGCCGGGGCCGTGCTGGTGCTGCTCCTCACCCTGGGCAAGAAGGTGGTGAAGGGACGCGGCGCGAAGGCGCACGAATAG
- a CDS encoding serine hydrolase domain-containing protein yields MSHFKLACLGLWVSLGVALPARADEGIGKRVRRFVADTHFNGVVLVGQGSRAEYVEAFGVGDAAAKQPITRNSRFFMGSVSKWLTSIIALRLVDEGKLALDTPLLTYLPEYRADTGKQLTLRHLMSHGSGLPNGLMDAYKKDPGIEKETRPQAEAVALYASGDLVSAPGERFDYNLSNWILVQAVLERVSGQSYARLAQRLVFKPLRMADSGIAAGEAGTIPNLALGYRSLESKVERRVYTLPNYLVAGGGFYSTADDMLRLNHGVLAGQLLSPASKKALFTIERPESSYALGGRVRRIGTEGKDAQDLASNDGTCGAYRTLSWRGLGDGRTVVILSSLRPDDEKLFAFAESLLSPPNSKR; encoded by the coding sequence GTGAGCCACTTCAAACTCGCCTGCCTGGGGCTGTGGGTCAGCCTCGGCGTCGCGCTTCCAGCGCGGGCTGACGAGGGGATCGGGAAACGGGTCCGGCGGTTCGTCGCGGACACCCACTTCAACGGCGTCGTCCTGGTGGGGCAGGGCTCGCGCGCGGAGTACGTGGAGGCGTTTGGCGTCGGAGACGCCGCCGCGAAGCAACCCATCACCCGGAACAGCCGATTCTTCATGGGCTCGGTGAGCAAGTGGCTCACCTCCATCATCGCGCTGCGGCTGGTGGATGAAGGAAAGCTGGCGCTCGACACGCCGCTCCTCACCTACCTTCCGGAGTACCGCGCGGACACGGGGAAGCAGCTCACCCTGCGCCATCTGATGAGCCACGGCAGCGGCCTGCCCAATGGCCTCATGGACGCGTACAAGAAGGATCCGGGCATCGAGAAGGAAACGCGTCCCCAGGCTGAAGCCGTGGCGCTCTACGCGAGCGGAGACCTCGTGTCCGCCCCTGGAGAGCGCTTTGATTACAACCTCTCGAACTGGATTCTCGTGCAGGCGGTCCTGGAGCGCGTCTCCGGACAGTCCTATGCGCGGCTCGCCCAGCGGCTCGTCTTCAAGCCACTGCGCATGGCTGACAGCGGCATCGCCGCGGGTGAAGCCGGAACGATTCCAAACCTGGCCCTGGGCTACCGGTCACTGGAGTCGAAGGTGGAGCGGCGCGTCTACACGCTGCCGAACTACCTCGTCGCGGGCGGAGGCTTCTACAGCACCGCCGACGACATGCTGCGCCTGAACCATGGGGTTCTCGCAGGGCAGCTGCTGTCCCCCGCGTCCAAGAAGGCCCTGTTCACCATCGAGCGGCCCGAGTCGTCCTACGCCCTGGGTGGACGGGTCCGGCGCATCGGCACGGAGGGAAAGGATGCACAGGACCTCGCATCGAATGATGGGACGTGCGGCGCCTATCGCACCCTCTCCTGGCGAGGCCTCGGGGACGGTCGCACGGTCGTGATCCTGAGCAGCCTGCGTCCTGATGACGAAAAGCTCTTCGCGTTCGCGGAATCCCTCCTGAGCCCCCCAAACAGCAAGAGATGA
- a CDS encoding LysR family transcriptional regulator: MQLDLNLLLALDALLEEGSVGGAARRMHVTSPAMSRTLGRIRDLTGDAIFVRTGRDMTPTPYALAVRDEVHAIVLRTQAVLAQRDALDLSRLERVFTLQCHDAIATAIGARLLARMRQAAPRVTLRLLAEAPTDTSDLRQGNVDLELGATTPSHRDIAHQVLGQDRLVVALHARHALAGRKLTARAYADAEHVIVSRRGRLRDPVDDVLAAQGLSRRVAASAPTSAAALRFASETDLLVAVPERMCSATLKALRLKSLPMPVSVPALPIVAAWHRRHEPDRAHGWLRQQVQAVLAEFTTAGPL, translated from the coding sequence ATGCAACTGGACCTGAACCTGCTCCTGGCCTTGGACGCGCTGCTCGAAGAGGGCAGCGTCGGCGGCGCGGCCCGGCGGATGCACGTCACGTCGCCTGCCATGAGCCGCACGCTGGGCCGCATCCGAGACCTCACGGGCGACGCGATCTTCGTGCGGACGGGGCGCGACATGACGCCGACGCCTTACGCGCTGGCGGTACGCGACGAGGTGCATGCCATCGTGCTGCGCACCCAGGCGGTGCTCGCCCAGCGCGACGCGCTGGACCTGTCGCGGCTCGAGCGTGTGTTCACCCTCCAGTGTCACGACGCCATCGCCACGGCCATCGGCGCGCGGCTTCTCGCGCGCATGCGCCAGGCGGCGCCGCGAGTCACCTTGCGGCTGCTGGCGGAGGCACCCACCGACACGAGCGACCTGCGGCAGGGGAACGTGGACCTCGAGCTCGGCGCGACCACGCCGTCACACCGGGACATCGCCCATCAGGTCCTGGGCCAGGATCGACTCGTCGTGGCCCTGCACGCGCGACATGCCCTGGCGGGGCGGAAGCTCACCGCGCGCGCCTATGCCGACGCGGAGCACGTCATCGTGTCCCGGCGCGGGCGCCTCCGCGACCCCGTGGACGACGTCCTCGCCGCACAGGGGCTCTCGCGGCGGGTCGCCGCCTCTGCTCCTACGAGCGCCGCGGCGCTTCGCTTCGCCAGCGAGACCGACCTGCTCGTGGCGGTGCCTGAGCGGATGTGCTCCGCCACGCTCAAGGCGCTTCGTCTCAAGTCCCTGCCGATGCCCGTGAGCGTCCCCGCGCTGCCCATCGTGGCCGCATGGCACCGGCGACATGAGCCCGACCGTGCGCACGGCTGGCTTCGCCAGCAGGTGCAAGCCGTGCTGGCGGAGTTCACGACCGCCGGGCCCCTCTGA
- a CDS encoding serine hydrolase domain-containing protein: MPFRRCLFLLALVCGSLALAAPDPVDAYVRAEMARNHIPAAAVAVVRDGKVIKQQAYGTANLEWNAPATPRSSFQLASGTKMFTAVLLMDLVGQGRIRLDDPISQYITDIPPAWSRITVRQLASHTSGMKPGPPNADISDVAAAVEAEKQRPLVSAPGEKAAYGSEDFTLLIHILEKASGVPYRQLLRERITAPLGMSNTGFDSAANDVEHIVLTSDVMPGRVATYQWKDDHQQQYWFVYPSFTIAAGGLFSSITDMSRFMSALMTGKLLNAELRTAMFTPATLNDGTHGKFGIAWAVGRFQGRTEVAHSGGPALSDTVYYPDDKLAVVVLTNQRNLSTTLAHGVARLYLPPPSFLNDPGVTDSEPARTERVKRVLVSLAQGSAAASDFSSPAKEDLAGLNQWMPLEVSGMPALSRLVLLSDSADHRARTYRAVYGKDQTRRWSVTFDPSGLISEVDVTVE; the protein is encoded by the coding sequence ATGCCCTTCCGACGATGCCTCTTCCTCCTGGCGCTGGTATGTGGGTCCCTGGCGCTTGCCGCACCGGACCCGGTGGACGCGTACGTGCGGGCGGAGATGGCGCGCAATCACATCCCCGCCGCGGCGGTCGCGGTCGTTCGCGACGGCAAGGTGATCAAGCAGCAGGCCTACGGGACGGCGAACCTGGAATGGAACGCCCCCGCGACGCCCCGTTCGTCGTTCCAGCTTGCCTCAGGCACCAAGATGTTCACCGCGGTGCTCCTGATGGACCTCGTGGGCCAGGGAAGGATCCGCCTCGACGATCCGATCTCCCAATACATCACGGACATCCCACCGGCCTGGAGCCGGATCACCGTCCGCCAGCTGGCCAGTCACACGTCTGGCATGAAGCCGGGGCCCCCGAACGCGGACATCTCGGATGTCGCCGCGGCGGTCGAAGCGGAGAAGCAACGCCCGCTCGTCTCCGCGCCGGGTGAAAAGGCCGCCTACGGCTCCGAGGACTTCACCCTCCTGATCCACATCCTGGAGAAGGCCAGCGGCGTTCCGTACCGGCAGCTCCTCCGCGAGCGCATCACCGCGCCCCTCGGCATGTCCAACACCGGCTTCGACTCCGCCGCCAATGACGTGGAGCACATCGTCTTGACCAGTGACGTCATGCCCGGCCGGGTCGCGACCTACCAGTGGAAGGACGACCACCAGCAGCAATACTGGTTCGTGTATCCCTCTTTCACGATCGCGGCGGGAGGCCTGTTCTCCAGCATCACGGACATGTCCAGGTTCATGAGCGCGCTGATGACCGGCAAGCTGCTGAACGCGGAGCTGCGCACCGCCATGTTCACGCCCGCCACGCTCAACGACGGCACTCACGGGAAATTCGGCATCGCCTGGGCCGTGGGACGCTTTCAGGGCCGAACCGAGGTCGCGCACAGTGGGGGTCCGGCGCTGTCGGACACGGTCTACTACCCAGACGACAAGCTGGCCGTGGTCGTGCTGACGAACCAGCGGAACCTGTCCACGACGCTGGCGCATGGCGTGGCCCGCCTCTACCTGCCGCCCCCCTCCTTCTTGAACGACCCTGGCGTCACCGACTCCGAGCCGGCGCGGACCGAGAGGGTGAAGAGGGTGTTGGTGTCCCTGGCCCAGGGGAGCGCCGCCGCCAGCGACTTCTCCTCCCCCGCGAAGGAGGACCTCGCCGGCCTGAATCAGTGGATGCCGCTGGAGGTCAGTGGAATGCCCGCGCTGAGCCGCCTCGTCCTGCTGAGTGACTCCGCGGACCACCGGGCGCGGACCTACCGTGCCGTGTATGGCAAGGATCAGACCCGGCGCTGGTCTGTCACCTTCGATCCTTCCGGGCTGATCTCGGAAGTGGACGTGACGGTCGAATAA
- a CDS encoding OmpA family protein, which translates to MKLKAFCIAVSLLAVPGVAAAQSPFDSIKKAAGDASKSTVEKRVNTKLTDEGRKNQCSFKTGTAELAPGCDAKLKKLTNVLIDAKKQLVAAGVSGYKFEVSGHTDSTGDAAKNKSLSEQRAEAIVKELVARGIPRGEITAVGFGSERPLVKPDNTEAKKAKNRRYELQVRL; encoded by the coding sequence ATGAAGCTCAAGGCGTTCTGCATCGCCGTGTCGCTGCTGGCCGTTCCGGGTGTGGCCGCCGCGCAAAGCCCCTTCGATTCCATCAAGAAGGCCGCGGGCGACGCCAGCAAGTCCACCGTCGAGAAGCGCGTCAACACGAAGCTGACGGATGAGGGCCGCAAGAACCAGTGCAGCTTCAAGACGGGCACCGCGGAGCTGGCCCCCGGCTGCGACGCGAAGCTCAAGAAGCTCACCAACGTCCTCATCGACGCCAAGAAGCAGCTCGTCGCCGCCGGGGTGAGTGGCTACAAGTTCGAGGTCTCCGGTCACACCGACTCGACGGGCGACGCCGCGAAGAACAAGTCGCTCAGCGAGCAGCGCGCGGAGGCCATCGTCAAGGAGCTGGTCGCTCGGGGCATCCCCCGTGGAGAGATCACCGCCGTGGGCTTCGGCTCCGAGCGCCCCCTGGTGAAGCCGGACAACACCGAGGCGAAGAAGGCGAAGAACCGCCGCTACGAGCTCCAGGTCCGGCTGTAG
- a CDS encoding OmpA/MotB family protein, giving the protein METERGRAWVPWLVTALVTVLAGMVLYLSHRSSNIADAAAAAATTRANEAEAAKRSLESKLSALELERTKLTAEKEQLNTEKDQLNQTVQEQEAELTRLKATYEDLQDKMKKEIAEGAIRLTQNGGRIQVDLVDKVLFDSGDASISARGQEVLTRLGGVLSKVDDKLIQVSGHTDDSPPSQKLQATFPTNWELSVARAVNVVRFLQDKGGVPAKRMLAAGYGDTRPLTANASPQGRARNRRIELLLIPELAARRNPAIAKAAPAKATPAKAAPVKAVPAKAVIVKKPQRGK; this is encoded by the coding sequence ATGGAGACGGAACGCGGAAGAGCCTGGGTGCCCTGGTTGGTGACGGCGCTGGTCACGGTGCTGGCGGGCATGGTGCTGTATCTGTCGCATCGCAGCTCGAACATCGCGGACGCCGCCGCCGCGGCGGCGACCACCCGGGCCAACGAGGCCGAGGCCGCGAAGCGGTCGCTCGAGTCGAAGCTGTCCGCGCTGGAGCTGGAGCGCACGAAGCTGACCGCCGAGAAGGAGCAGCTCAACACCGAGAAGGATCAGCTCAACCAGACGGTGCAGGAGCAGGAAGCGGAGCTGACCCGGCTCAAGGCCACCTACGAGGACCTGCAGGACAAGATGAAGAAGGAGATCGCCGAGGGTGCCATCCGCCTGACGCAGAACGGGGGCCGCATCCAGGTGGACCTCGTCGACAAGGTCCTCTTCGATTCAGGCGACGCCAGCATCAGCGCGCGCGGCCAGGAGGTCCTCACCCGGCTGGGCGGCGTGCTGTCCAAGGTGGATGACAAGCTCATCCAGGTGTCGGGACACACCGACGACTCACCGCCCTCGCAGAAGCTCCAGGCCACCTTCCCCACCAACTGGGAGCTGTCCGTCGCGCGCGCGGTCAACGTGGTGCGCTTCCTCCAGGACAAGGGAGGCGTGCCGGCGAAGCGCATGCTCGCGGCGGGCTACGGCGACACGCGGCCCCTGACGGCCAATGCCTCGCCGCAGGGTCGCGCTCGCAACCGTCGCATCGAGCTGTTGTTGATTCCGGAGCTGGCTGCCCGGCGCAACCCCGCCATCGCGAAGGCCGCCCCTGCGAAGGCCACCCCGGCCAAGGCCGCCCCCGTGAAGGCCGTCCCCGCGAAGGCCGTCATCGTGAAGAAGCCCCAGCGCGGCAAGTAG
- a CDS encoding NADPH-dependent F420 reductase — MMISILGAGRVGGALARALAGKKHELTVGTLDPAKTAAAWEGPAVRHAPLEVAASASPLIIHATPGDTALGTLTGLREQLQGKVLLDVSNATVRLPNGLPGGLAHPGTSLGEKLQEALPETRVVKSLNTMLFSVMTAPGALSTPPTAFMSGDDDGAKGQVAALLGELGWRPEWILDLGGIETARATEAMILVVPHVIRRQGFAPFAVSIVR, encoded by the coding sequence ATGATGATCAGCATTCTTGGAGCAGGTCGCGTCGGCGGCGCGCTGGCGCGTGCGCTGGCTGGCAAGAAGCACGAGCTCACCGTTGGCACGCTCGACCCCGCGAAGACAGCCGCCGCGTGGGAGGGACCGGCGGTGCGCCACGCCCCGCTCGAAGTGGCGGCCAGCGCGTCGCCGCTCATCATCCACGCCACGCCCGGCGACACGGCGCTCGGGACCCTGACGGGGCTGCGCGAGCAGCTTCAGGGCAAGGTGCTCCTGGACGTATCCAACGCGACGGTGCGACTGCCCAATGGGCTTCCGGGGGGACTTGCGCATCCGGGCACGAGCCTCGGGGAGAAGCTTCAGGAAGCGCTCCCGGAGACACGGGTGGTCAAGTCACTGAACACCATGCTGTTCAGCGTGATGACCGCCCCGGGCGCGCTCTCGACGCCCCCCACGGCGTTCATGAGCGGCGATGACGATGGCGCGAAGGGGCAGGTCGCCGCGCTTCTGGGCGAGCTGGGCTGGCGCCCGGAGTGGATCCTGGACCTGGGCGGCATCGAGACGGCACGAGCCACCGAGGCGATGATCCTGGTGGTGCCTCACGTGATTCGCCGACAGGGGTTCGCGCCATTCGCGGTCAGCATCGTCCGCTGA
- a CDS encoding inositol monophosphatase family protein has protein sequence MSRSDGALLAAAVSAVRAAGARMLERFEPLTRTPTDRDGVVKAILENDRASLAVGRELLEAARPDAGWVEDELEGGALPSGEFWVVDPVEGNVNHVHGLTEWGISATLVRDNVPVLTAVHEPVAGHLYTAVRGAGVAYVNGVPMRPSAKTELKAAIVTTGQAKPGETGETHRRIGQSVTAMLNAALVVRMTVPATFQLGLVAAGHIDGFWQHSDVRSGLVAGALLVAEAGGVVTDTRGKPWTLASEDFLACAPGIHREAVEVLRALA, from the coding sequence GTGAGCCGGAGTGACGGCGCGCTGCTCGCGGCGGCTGTCTCCGCCGTGCGCGCGGCGGGCGCGCGGATGCTCGAACGGTTCGAGCCGCTCACTCGGACGCCCACCGACCGGGATGGCGTGGTGAAGGCCATCCTCGAGAACGACAGGGCGTCACTCGCGGTGGGCCGCGAGCTCCTGGAGGCGGCTCGCCCGGACGCGGGCTGGGTGGAGGACGAGCTGGAAGGGGGCGCGCTCCCCAGTGGGGAGTTCTGGGTCGTGGACCCCGTGGAGGGCAACGTCAACCACGTCCATGGCCTGACCGAGTGGGGCATCAGCGCGACGCTCGTGCGCGACAACGTCCCGGTCCTCACCGCGGTCCACGAGCCGGTCGCGGGCCACCTCTACACCGCGGTGCGAGGTGCCGGAGTCGCCTACGTGAACGGCGTGCCGATGCGGCCGTCCGCCAAGACCGAACTCAAGGCCGCCATTGTCACGACCGGACAGGCGAAGCCCGGGGAGACGGGCGAGACCCACCGCCGTATCGGCCAGTCGGTGACGGCCATGCTGAACGCGGCGCTCGTGGTGCGGATGACCGTGCCGGCCACCTTCCAGCTAGGGCTGGTGGCGGCGGGGCACATCGACGGCTTCTGGCAGCACAGCGACGTGCGCTCGGGCCTCGTGGCGGGAGCCCTGCTCGTCGCCGAAGCCGGCGGCGTCGTGACGGACACGCGCGGCAAGCCTTGGACGCTCGCGAGCGAGGACTTCCTCGCGTGTGCGCCGGGGATTCATCGCGAAGCCGTCGAGGTCCTGCGCGCGCTCGCCTGA